In Corynebacterium aquatimens, one genomic interval encodes:
- a CDS encoding MerR family transcriptional regulator, which produces MKISDVARAAGCSVRAIRHLHETGAVPEPSRTPGNYRDYSMRDLAEVLRARALIDAGVPLSHLHSPDAIDRSLELIDAQLAHLTRQRNRLVALRESPLGMPDDLRTTFVEVLGDTDITRGEIESFDLMALAGVATPATWATLRNNLADPACVAATGEFARAWEAGDVDKLVELVPRGLMRGVADTLVPGDLPLTAADTGWQAAQQTALEKLAGEFRA; this is translated from the coding sequence ATGAAGATTTCCGACGTGGCCCGCGCCGCTGGCTGTTCCGTGCGCGCCATCCGCCACCTGCACGAAACCGGCGCCGTCCCGGAGCCTTCGCGCACGCCGGGCAATTACCGCGACTACTCGATGCGCGATCTTGCGGAGGTGCTGCGCGCCCGCGCGCTTATCGACGCCGGCGTCCCCCTCTCCCACCTACACTCCCCCGACGCCATCGACAGGTCGCTCGAGCTTATCGACGCCCAGCTCGCCCACCTCACCCGCCAACGCAACCGGTTGGTGGCGCTGCGGGAGTCACCACTGGGGATGCCGGACGATCTGCGCACAACCTTCGTCGAGGTGCTCGGCGACACAGATATCACCCGCGGCGAGATCGAGAGCTTCGACCTCATGGCTTTGGCGGGAGTGGCCACGCCCGCGACATGGGCGACGCTGCGCAACAATCTCGCGGACCCAGCCTGCGTCGCTGCGACGGGGGAGTTCGCGCGGGCGTGGGAGGCGGGGGACGTCGACAAGCTTGTGGAGCTTGTGCCGCGCGGACTCATGCGCGGCGTCGCTGACACGCTCGTGCCGGGGGATCTGCCGCTGACCGCGGCGGATACTGGGTGGCAGGCTGCGCAGCAAACAGCCCTAGAGAAGCTCGCCGGTGAGTTCCGTGCGTAA